A window of Tursiops truncatus isolate mTurTru1 chromosome 8, mTurTru1.mat.Y, whole genome shotgun sequence contains these coding sequences:
- the RBM14 gene encoding RNA-binding protein 14 isoform X2, which translates to MLSAFCLLVYTYRRREDFYPVLLFIFALSSLTRKLDYAFVHMEKEADAKAAIAQLNGKEVKGKRINVELSTKGQKKGPGLAIQSGDKTKKPGAGDTAFPGTGGFSATFDYQQAFGNSTGGFDGQARQPTPPFFGRDRSPLRRSPPRASYVAPLTAQPATYRAQPSASLGAAYRAQPSASLGVGYRTQPMTAQAASYRAQPSVSLGAPYRGQLASPSSQSAAASSLGPYGGAQPSASALSSYGGQPAAASSLNSYGAQGSSLASYGNQPSSYGAQAASSYGVRAAASSYNTQGAASSLGSYGAQAASYGAQSAASSLAYGAQAASYSAQPSASYNAQSAPYAAQQAASYSSQPAAYVAQPATAAAYASQPAAYAAQATTPMAGSYGAQPVVQTQLNSYGAQASMGLSGSYGAQSAAAATGSYGAAAAYGAQPSATLAAPYRTQSSASLAASYAAQQHPQAAASYRGQPGNAYDGAGQPSAAYLSMSQGAVANANSTPPPYERTRLSPPRASYDDPYKKAVAMSKRYGSDRRLAELSDYRRLSESQLSFRRSPTKSSLDYRRLPDAHSDYARYSGSYNDYLRAAQMHSGYQRRM; encoded by the exons ATGCTTTCTGCTTTTTGTCTGCTCGTTTATACTTACAGGAGACGTGAAGATTTTTATCCTGTGTTGCTGTTCAtctttgctctttcttctctCACCAGGAAGTTGG ACTACGCGTTTGTTCACATGGAGAAGGAAGCAGATGCCAAAGCCGCCATCGCGCAGCTCAACGGCAAAGAAGTGAAGGGCAAGCGCATCAACGTGGAACTCTCAACCAAGGGTCAGAAGAAGGGGCCTGGCCTGGCTATCCAGTCTGGGGACAAGACCAAGAAACCAGGGGCTGGGGATACGGCATTCCCCGGAACTGGTGGCTTCTCTGCCACCTTCGACTACCAGCAGGCTTTTGGCAACAGCACTGGTGGCTTTGATGGGCAAGCCCGTCAGCCCACACCACCCTTCTTTGGTCGCGACCGCAGCCCCCTGCGCCGTTCACCTCCCCGAGCCTCGTATGTGGCTCCTCTGACGGCCCAGCCAGCCACCTACCGGGCCCAGCCCTCAGCGTCACTGGGCGCTGCCTACAGGGCCCAGCCTTCTGCCTCTCTGGGTGTCGGTTATCGGACTCAGCCCATGACAGCCCAGGCGGCCTCTTACCGCGCTCAGCCCTCTGTTTCCCTTGGGGCCCCATACAGGGGCCAGCTGGCTAGCCCTAGCTCCCAGTCTGCCGCAGCTTCCTCGCTTGGTCCATATGGTGGAGCCCAGCCCTCGGCCTCGGCCCTCTCCTCCTATGGGGGTCAGCCAGCTGCGGCTTCTTCGCTCAACTCCTATGGGGCTCAGGGCTCCTCCCTTGCCTCCTATGGTAACCAGCCATCCTCTTATGGGGCGCAGGCTGCCTCTTCCTATGGGGTTCGTGCGGCTGCCTCCTCCTACAACACCCAGGGAGCAGCTTCCTCCCTAGGCTCCTATGGGGCCCAGGCAGCCTCCTATGGGGCCCAGTCTGCAGCCTCTTCACTAGCTTATGGGGCCCAGGCAGCTTCTTACAGTGCCCAGCCTTCGGCCTCTTATAATGCCCAGTCTGCCCCATACGCTGCACAACAGGCTGCTTCCTATTCTTCCCAACCTGCTGCCTATGTGGCACAACCAGCTACAGCTGCTGCTTATGCTAGCCAGCCAGCTGCGTATGCTGCACAAGCCACTACCCCAATGGCTGGCTCCTATGGGGCCCAGCCAGTTGTTCAGACCCAGCTGAATAGTTATGGAGCTCAAGCATCAATGGGCCTATCAGGCTCGTATGGGGCTCAGTCAGCTGCTGCGGCCACTGGCTCCTATGGTGCTGCAGCTGCCTACGGGGCCCAACCTTCTGCCACCCTGGCAGCTCCTTACCGCACTCAATCATCAGCCTCATTGGCTGCTTCCTATGCTGCACAGCAGCATCCTCAGGCTGCTGCCTCCTACCGTGGCCAGCCGGGCAATGCCTACGATGGGGCAGGTCAGCCGTCTGCAGCCTACCTGTCCATGTCCCAGGGGGCCGTTGCCAACGCCAACAGCACCCCGCCGCCCTATGAGCGTACGCGCCTCTCCCCACCCCGGGCCAGCTACGACGATCCGTACAAAAAGGCTGTCGCCATGTCGAAAAG GTATGGTTCCGACCGGCGTTTAGCCGAGCTCTCTGATTACCGCCGTTTATCAGAGTCGCAGCTTTCGTTCCGCCGCTCGCCGACAAAGTCCTCGCTGGATTACCGTCGCCTGCCCGATGCCCATTCCGATTACGCACGCTATTCGGGCTCCTATAATGATTACCTGCGGGCAGCTCAGATGCACTCTGGCTACCAGCGCCGCATGTAG
- the RBM14 gene encoding RNA-binding protein 14 isoform X3 has product MEKEADAKAAIAQLNGKEVKGKRINVELSTKGQKKGPGLAIQSGDKTKKPGAGDTAFPGTGGFSATFDYQQAFGNSTGGFDGQARQPTPPFFGRDRSPLRRSPPRASYVAPLTAQPATYRAQPSASLGAAYRAQPSASLGVGYRTQPMTAQAASYRAQPSVSLGAPYRGQLASPSSQSAAASSLGPYGGAQPSASALSSYGGQPAAASSLNSYGAQGSSLASYGNQPSSYGAQAASSYGVRAAASSYNTQGAASSLGSYGAQAASYGAQSAASSLAYGAQAASYSAQPSASYNAQSAPYAAQQAASYSSQPAAYVAQPATAAAYASQPAAYAAQATTPMAGSYGAQPVVQTQLNSYGAQASMGLSGSYGAQSAAAATGSYGAAAAYGAQPSATLAAPYRTQSSASLAASYAAQQHPQAAASYRGQPGNAYDGAGQPSAAYLSMSQGAVANANSTPPPYERTRLSPPRASYDDPYKKAVAMSKRYGSDRRLAELSDYRRLSESQLSFRRSPTKSSLDYRRLPDAHSDYARYSGSYNDYLRAAQMHSGYQRRM; this is encoded by the exons ATGGAGAAGGAAGCAGATGCCAAAGCCGCCATCGCGCAGCTCAACGGCAAAGAAGTGAAGGGCAAGCGCATCAACGTGGAACTCTCAACCAAGGGTCAGAAGAAGGGGCCTGGCCTGGCTATCCAGTCTGGGGACAAGACCAAGAAACCAGGGGCTGGGGATACGGCATTCCCCGGAACTGGTGGCTTCTCTGCCACCTTCGACTACCAGCAGGCTTTTGGCAACAGCACTGGTGGCTTTGATGGGCAAGCCCGTCAGCCCACACCACCCTTCTTTGGTCGCGACCGCAGCCCCCTGCGCCGTTCACCTCCCCGAGCCTCGTATGTGGCTCCTCTGACGGCCCAGCCAGCCACCTACCGGGCCCAGCCCTCAGCGTCACTGGGCGCTGCCTACAGGGCCCAGCCTTCTGCCTCTCTGGGTGTCGGTTATCGGACTCAGCCCATGACAGCCCAGGCGGCCTCTTACCGCGCTCAGCCCTCTGTTTCCCTTGGGGCCCCATACAGGGGCCAGCTGGCTAGCCCTAGCTCCCAGTCTGCCGCAGCTTCCTCGCTTGGTCCATATGGTGGAGCCCAGCCCTCGGCCTCGGCCCTCTCCTCCTATGGGGGTCAGCCAGCTGCGGCTTCTTCGCTCAACTCCTATGGGGCTCAGGGCTCCTCCCTTGCCTCCTATGGTAACCAGCCATCCTCTTATGGGGCGCAGGCTGCCTCTTCCTATGGGGTTCGTGCGGCTGCCTCCTCCTACAACACCCAGGGAGCAGCTTCCTCCCTAGGCTCCTATGGGGCCCAGGCAGCCTCCTATGGGGCCCAGTCTGCAGCCTCTTCACTAGCTTATGGGGCCCAGGCAGCTTCTTACAGTGCCCAGCCTTCGGCCTCTTATAATGCCCAGTCTGCCCCATACGCTGCACAACAGGCTGCTTCCTATTCTTCCCAACCTGCTGCCTATGTGGCACAACCAGCTACAGCTGCTGCTTATGCTAGCCAGCCAGCTGCGTATGCTGCACAAGCCACTACCCCAATGGCTGGCTCCTATGGGGCCCAGCCAGTTGTTCAGACCCAGCTGAATAGTTATGGAGCTCAAGCATCAATGGGCCTATCAGGCTCGTATGGGGCTCAGTCAGCTGCTGCGGCCACTGGCTCCTATGGTGCTGCAGCTGCCTACGGGGCCCAACCTTCTGCCACCCTGGCAGCTCCTTACCGCACTCAATCATCAGCCTCATTGGCTGCTTCCTATGCTGCACAGCAGCATCCTCAGGCTGCTGCCTCCTACCGTGGCCAGCCGGGCAATGCCTACGATGGGGCAGGTCAGCCGTCTGCAGCCTACCTGTCCATGTCCCAGGGGGCCGTTGCCAACGCCAACAGCACCCCGCCGCCCTATGAGCGTACGCGCCTCTCCCCACCCCGGGCCAGCTACGACGATCCGTACAAAAAGGCTGTCGCCATGTCGAAAAG GTATGGTTCCGACCGGCGTTTAGCCGAGCTCTCTGATTACCGCCGTTTATCAGAGTCGCAGCTTTCGTTCCGCCGCTCGCCGACAAAGTCCTCGCTGGATTACCGTCGCCTGCCCGATGCCCATTCCGATTACGCACGCTATTCGGGCTCCTATAATGATTACCTGCGGGCAGCTCAGATGCACTCTGGCTACCAGCGCCGCATGTAG